One Lagopus muta isolate bLagMut1 chromosome 10, bLagMut1 primary, whole genome shotgun sequence DNA segment encodes these proteins:
- the LOC125698157 gene encoding sodium/nucleoside cotransporter 1-like isoform X1: MVPDFARVRPASICAVQLCTTTSLSTRGGRIPAVLLRVLQGRAPGTALWTERLMDNCGAGSGAAGRSHREAMARLEMEGNQINLDNLEKGIDNSAFSSLGEEELCEERDGPHGGNERKRGEGNGRVASYCRKALQPASKAKRFCKAHTKALRRVCWGILGAAYLCYFIAACWLNFQRALALVVITVVVIFFMCWSLFKKYCGAKVLTLLSPLWKCLQKSWPWLKWLLYVLLLGGLVTWLALDTAKKPEQLISLAGFCVLVLFLFAFSKHHSAVSWRAVFWGLGLEFLIGLFILRTTPGIQAFQWLGDQIQVFLGYTKAGSSFVFGNTLIEDVFAFQSLPIIIFFSCVMSILYYLGVMQWLILKISWLLQISLGTTPTETLSVAGNIFVGQTEAPLLIRPYLADMTHSEIHAVMAGGFSTIAGSVMGAYISFGIDAALLIAASVMAAPCALAMSKLVYPEVEESKFKGKESVRISSGEERNILEAASNGAAASIGLVANIAANLIAFLAVLEFINAALRWFGEMVEIKDLSFQMICSYVLMPVAFLMGADWADSPLVAELLGIKIFLNEFVAYQQLATYKRNRLSGLEEWSGSRKQWISERAESITTFALCGFANLSSIGIMLGGLTSMVPHRKSELASIVLRALLTGICVSMLNSCLAGLLYVPTEVGNCVTILINANFTSTNYTIYTCCKQLFASTVLENGTLSFTGAWDSVADSLPCLTGCCRHYNHTHCTA; this comes from the exons ATGGTGCCCGACTTCGCTCGCGTCCGTCCCGCATCCATCTGCGCCGTGCAGCTTTGCACCACCACGTCCCTTTCCACT cgGGGCGGGAGGATCCCTGCGGTGCTGTTGCGGGTGCTCCAGGGCCGGGCGCCGGGCACAGCTCTTTGGACCGAGCGGTTAATGGATAACTGCGGGGCCGGGTCGGGCGCTGCGGGACGGAGT CACCGTGAAGCAATGGCACGTCTAGAGATGGAAGGAAACCAGATAAACCTGGACAACCTCGAGAAAGGCATAGACAACTCTGCTTTCAGCTCTCTG GGTGAGGAGGAGCTCTGCGAGGAACGTGATGGTCCACATGGTGGGaatgagaggaagagaggagaaggcAATGGGAGAGTTGCTTCATACTGCAG GAAAGCCCTGCAGCCAGCCTCCAAGGCAAAGAGATTCTGCAAGGCTCACACCAAGGCATTGCGAAGGGTCTGCTGGGGGATCCTTGGAGCAG CCTACCTGTGCTACTTCATTGCGGCGTGTTGGCTCAACTTCCAGCGAGCCCTCGCCTTGGTCGTTATCACTGTGGTGGTCATCTTCTTCATGTGCTGGAGCCTCTTCAAGAAGTACTGTGGGGCAAAGGTGTTGACACTCCTCAGCCCCCTTTGGAAATGCTTGCAGAAGTCCTGGCCATGGCTGAAGTG GCTGCTGTATGTGCTCCTCCTGGGAGGCCTGGTGACGTGGCTGGCTTTGGACACGGCCAAGAAGCCAGAGCAGCTCATCTCCTTAGCTGGCTTCTGCGTTTTGGTGCTCTTCCTGTTTGCCTTCTCCAAGCACCACAGCGCA GTGTCCTGGAGAGCTGTTTTCTGGGGTCTTGGCTTGGAGTTTTTAATTGGACTCTTCATCCTTCGAACAACCCCTGGCATTCAGGCTTTCCAGTGGCTGGGTGACCAGATCCAG GTCTTCCTGGGCTATACCAAAGCTGGCTCTAGCTTCGTTTTTGGGAATACACTCATTGAAGACGTCTTTGCATTTCAG AGTCTGCCCAtcatcattttcttcagctgcGTGATGTCCATCCTCTATTACCTCGGTGTCATGCAGTGGCTCATCCTCAAG ATCTCCTGGCTCCTCCAGATCTCGTTGGGCACCACCCCTACTGAGACGTTGAGCGTGGCAGGGAACATCTTTGTGGGACAG acTGAAGCCCCGCTGCTCATCCGCCCATACCTTGCAGACATGACCCATTCTGAGATCCATGCCGTGATGGCTGGTGGCTTCTCCACCATTGCAGGCAGTGTGATGGGAGCCTACATATCCTTTGGG ATAGATGCGGCATTGCTGATTGCAGCATCTGTGATGGCTGCACCCTGTGCCCTTGCCATGTCCAAACTGGTCTACCCTGAAGTGGAAGAGTCCAAGTTCAAGGGCAAAGAAAGCGTTCGTATCAGCAGTGG GGAAGAGCGGAACATCCTGGAAGCTGCCAGCAATGGGGCTGCCGCCTCCATAGGACTCGTGGCCAACATTGCAGCCAACCTCATTGCTTTCTTGGCCGTGCTGGAGTTCATCAACGCTGCCTTGCGCTGGTTTGGGGAGATGGTGGAAATCAAAGACCTCTCCTTCCAG ATGATCTGCTCCTACGTCCTCATGCCTGTGGCCTTTCTCATGGGGGCAGATTGGGCAGACTCACCGCTGgtagcagagctgctggggatcAAGATCTTCCTGAACGAGTTTGTGGCGTACCAGCAGCTAGCCACGTACAAGAGGAACCGGCTGTCAGGCCTGGAGGAGTGGAGCGGGAGCAGGAAGCAGTGGATATCT GAGCGTGCTGAAAGCATCACCACCTTTGCACTCTGTGGATTCGCCAACCTAAGCTCCATTGGGATCATGCTGGGAGGCCTGA CCTCCATGGTTCCTCACCGCAAGAGTGAGCTGGCTTCCATTGTGCTGCGAGCCTTGCTCACGGGCATCTGTGTCTCCATGCTCAACTCCTGCCTGGCAG GCCTCCTCTATGTGCCAACAGAGGTGGGCAACTGCGTGACCATCCTTATCAACGCGAACTTCACCTCTACCAACTATACCATATACACGTGCTGCAAGCAGCTGTTTGCGAG CACGGTGCTCGAGAATGGGACACTCTCCTTTACGGGAGCCTGGGACAGCGTGGCAGACAGCCTGCCATGCCTGACAGGGTGCTGCAGGCACTACAACCACACACACTGCACGGCATGA
- the LOC125698157 gene encoding sodium/nucleoside cotransporter 1-like isoform X2 encodes MARLEMEGNQINLDNLEKGIDNSAFSSLGEEELCEERDGPHGGNERKRGEGNGRVASYCRKALQPASKAKRFCKAHTKALRRVCWGILGAAYLCYFIAACWLNFQRALALVVITVVVIFFMCWSLFKKYCGAKVLTLLSPLWKCLQKSWPWLKWLLYVLLLGGLVTWLALDTAKKPEQLISLAGFCVLVLFLFAFSKHHSAVSWRAVFWGLGLEFLIGLFILRTTPGIQAFQWLGDQIQVFLGYTKAGSSFVFGNTLIEDVFAFQSLPIIIFFSCVMSILYYLGVMQWLILKISWLLQISLGTTPTETLSVAGNIFVGQTEAPLLIRPYLADMTHSEIHAVMAGGFSTIAGSVMGAYISFGIDAALLIAASVMAAPCALAMSKLVYPEVEESKFKGKESVRISSGEERNILEAASNGAAASIGLVANIAANLIAFLAVLEFINAALRWFGEMVEIKDLSFQMICSYVLMPVAFLMGADWADSPLVAELLGIKIFLNEFVAYQQLATYKRNRLSGLEEWSGSRKQWISERAESITTFALCGFANLSSIGIMLGGLTSMVPHRKSELASIVLRALLTGICVSMLNSCLAGLLYVPTEVGNCVTILINANFTSTNYTIYTCCKQLFASTVLENGTLSFTGAWDSVADSLPCLTGCCRHYNHTHCTA; translated from the exons ATGGCACGTCTAGAGATGGAAGGAAACCAGATAAACCTGGACAACCTCGAGAAAGGCATAGACAACTCTGCTTTCAGCTCTCTG GGTGAGGAGGAGCTCTGCGAGGAACGTGATGGTCCACATGGTGGGaatgagaggaagagaggagaaggcAATGGGAGAGTTGCTTCATACTGCAG GAAAGCCCTGCAGCCAGCCTCCAAGGCAAAGAGATTCTGCAAGGCTCACACCAAGGCATTGCGAAGGGTCTGCTGGGGGATCCTTGGAGCAG CCTACCTGTGCTACTTCATTGCGGCGTGTTGGCTCAACTTCCAGCGAGCCCTCGCCTTGGTCGTTATCACTGTGGTGGTCATCTTCTTCATGTGCTGGAGCCTCTTCAAGAAGTACTGTGGGGCAAAGGTGTTGACACTCCTCAGCCCCCTTTGGAAATGCTTGCAGAAGTCCTGGCCATGGCTGAAGTG GCTGCTGTATGTGCTCCTCCTGGGAGGCCTGGTGACGTGGCTGGCTTTGGACACGGCCAAGAAGCCAGAGCAGCTCATCTCCTTAGCTGGCTTCTGCGTTTTGGTGCTCTTCCTGTTTGCCTTCTCCAAGCACCACAGCGCA GTGTCCTGGAGAGCTGTTTTCTGGGGTCTTGGCTTGGAGTTTTTAATTGGACTCTTCATCCTTCGAACAACCCCTGGCATTCAGGCTTTCCAGTGGCTGGGTGACCAGATCCAG GTCTTCCTGGGCTATACCAAAGCTGGCTCTAGCTTCGTTTTTGGGAATACACTCATTGAAGACGTCTTTGCATTTCAG AGTCTGCCCAtcatcattttcttcagctgcGTGATGTCCATCCTCTATTACCTCGGTGTCATGCAGTGGCTCATCCTCAAG ATCTCCTGGCTCCTCCAGATCTCGTTGGGCACCACCCCTACTGAGACGTTGAGCGTGGCAGGGAACATCTTTGTGGGACAG acTGAAGCCCCGCTGCTCATCCGCCCATACCTTGCAGACATGACCCATTCTGAGATCCATGCCGTGATGGCTGGTGGCTTCTCCACCATTGCAGGCAGTGTGATGGGAGCCTACATATCCTTTGGG ATAGATGCGGCATTGCTGATTGCAGCATCTGTGATGGCTGCACCCTGTGCCCTTGCCATGTCCAAACTGGTCTACCCTGAAGTGGAAGAGTCCAAGTTCAAGGGCAAAGAAAGCGTTCGTATCAGCAGTGG GGAAGAGCGGAACATCCTGGAAGCTGCCAGCAATGGGGCTGCCGCCTCCATAGGACTCGTGGCCAACATTGCAGCCAACCTCATTGCTTTCTTGGCCGTGCTGGAGTTCATCAACGCTGCCTTGCGCTGGTTTGGGGAGATGGTGGAAATCAAAGACCTCTCCTTCCAG ATGATCTGCTCCTACGTCCTCATGCCTGTGGCCTTTCTCATGGGGGCAGATTGGGCAGACTCACCGCTGgtagcagagctgctggggatcAAGATCTTCCTGAACGAGTTTGTGGCGTACCAGCAGCTAGCCACGTACAAGAGGAACCGGCTGTCAGGCCTGGAGGAGTGGAGCGGGAGCAGGAAGCAGTGGATATCT GAGCGTGCTGAAAGCATCACCACCTTTGCACTCTGTGGATTCGCCAACCTAAGCTCCATTGGGATCATGCTGGGAGGCCTGA CCTCCATGGTTCCTCACCGCAAGAGTGAGCTGGCTTCCATTGTGCTGCGAGCCTTGCTCACGGGCATCTGTGTCTCCATGCTCAACTCCTGCCTGGCAG GCCTCCTCTATGTGCCAACAGAGGTGGGCAACTGCGTGACCATCCTTATCAACGCGAACTTCACCTCTACCAACTATACCATATACACGTGCTGCAAGCAGCTGTTTGCGAG CACGGTGCTCGAGAATGGGACACTCTCCTTTACGGGAGCCTGGGACAGCGTGGCAGACAGCCTGCCATGCCTGACAGGGTGCTGCAGGCACTACAACCACACACACTGCACGGCATGA